One window from the genome of Crassostrea angulata isolate pt1a10 chromosome 2, ASM2561291v2, whole genome shotgun sequence encodes:
- the LOC128173685 gene encoding uncharacterized protein LOC128173685 isoform X2: protein MIWLALFIQHFWTVKTYENIALNRSAWQRYPFHGTPWNATHAVDGRRSDLAPAGGQCAISADGKSIAEWRVDLGEVRNLHHVFIQYRTDNEAWDQNDYFKSRFLGFSIYVSNTTYKKDWKLCFKDNNYTIATIPNPISVTCLMHGRYVIYYNNRTHWPFPAGYSFFAFNELCEVEVYGCLTLGYYGENCSTPCPENCKGGDCDIVDGTCISCVPGYKGSMCDIVCDACYEKEKCDYKNGTCPNGCEDGYKGSQCKTVCNNNTYGPNCSMTCGHCLYLYGEKCNHVTGQCPRGCASGFQGDLCVESHSPPVSQTTVQVPVYSIVIVVVLFSGSAILNLIFISRKALLRCRNRDEKVDESVEKSHIYVDSIDVLENGCAAHQELEHFDKNENDDIYTYVE, encoded by the exons ATGATTTGGTTAGCCCTATTCATCCAACATTTTTGGACTGTAAAAACATATG AAAACATAGCTCTGAATAGATCTGCCTGGCAGCGTTATCCCTTTCACGGCACACCATGGAATGCAACCCATGCTGTTGACGGACGTCGATCAGATCTCGCCCCGGCTGGAGGACAGTGTGCGATATCAGCGGATGGTAAATCAATAGCAGAATGGAGGGTGGATCTCGGAGAAGTGCGGAACCTGCATCACGTTTTTATACAATACAGGACGGACAATGAAGCCTGGG ATCAAAACGACTACTTTAAGAGTAGATTCTTGGGATTTTCAATCTACGTATCGAACACCACCTACAAAAAGGACTGGAAACTGTGTTTCAAGGACAACAACTATACCATAGCCACAATACCCAACCCTATCAGTGTAACATGCCTTATGCACGGGAGATATGTCATTTACTACAACAACAGAACTCATTGGCCCTTCCCTGCTGGATATTCCTTTTTCGCCTTTAACGAACTGTGTGAGGTTGAAGTTTATG gTTGTCTGACTTTAGGATATTACGGAGAGAACTGCTCCACTCCTTGTCCAGAAAACTGTAAGGGTGGCGACTGTGACATTGTGGATGGAACTTGTATTAGCTGTGTTCCGGGATATAAAGGATCTATGTGTGACATAG TCTGTGACGCTTGCTacgaaaaagaaaaatgtgaCTACAAAAATGGTACATGTCCAAATGGATGTGAAGACGGGTATAAAGGGAGCCAATGCAAAACTG TTTGCAACAACAACACGTATGGTCCTAATTGCTCTATGACATGTGGACATTGTCTCTACCTGTACGGAGAAAAATGTAACCACGTGACCGGTCAGTGTCCTCGTGGATGTGCTTCCGGCTTTCAAGGAGACCTTTGTGTTGAAT CACATAGTCCACCCGTTTCGCAAACTACAGTTCAGGTTCCTGTTTATTCCATCGTCATCGTTGTCGTATTATTTTCAGGCAGTGCTATTCTCAACCTGATTTTCAT ATCCAGAAAGGCACTTTTAAGATGTCGCAATCGAGACGAAAAGGTGGACGAATCTGTCGAAAAGTCACATATATATGTCGACAGTATTGATGTTCTAGAAAACGGATGTGCCGCTCACCAAGAACTGGAGcattttgacaaaaatgaaaacgaTGATATATATACTTATGTAGAATAG
- the LOC128173685 gene encoding uncharacterized protein LOC128173685 isoform X1, with translation MIWLALFIQHFWTVKTYENIALNRSAWQRYPFHGTPWNATHAVDGRRSDLAPAGGQCAISADGKSIAEWRVDLGEVRNLHHVFIQYRTDNEAWDQNDYFKSRFLGFSIYVSNTTYKKDWKLCFKDNNYTIATIPNPISVTCLMHGRYVIYYNNRTHWPFPAGYSFFAFNELCEVEVYGCLTLGYYGENCSTPCPENCKGGDCDIVDGTCISCVPGYKGSMCDIVCDACYEKEKCDYKNGTCPNGCEDGYKGSQCKTVCNNNTYGPNCSMTCGHCLYLYGEKCNHVTGQCPRGCASGFQGDLCVESRDEFKNKTTVAWPTYNAHSPPVSQTTVQVPVYSIVIVVVLFSGSAILNLIFISRKALLRCRNRDEKVDESVEKSHIYVDSIDVLENGCAAHQELEHFDKNENDDIYTYVE, from the exons ATGATTTGGTTAGCCCTATTCATCCAACATTTTTGGACTGTAAAAACATATG AAAACATAGCTCTGAATAGATCTGCCTGGCAGCGTTATCCCTTTCACGGCACACCATGGAATGCAACCCATGCTGTTGACGGACGTCGATCAGATCTCGCCCCGGCTGGAGGACAGTGTGCGATATCAGCGGATGGTAAATCAATAGCAGAATGGAGGGTGGATCTCGGAGAAGTGCGGAACCTGCATCACGTTTTTATACAATACAGGACGGACAATGAAGCCTGGG ATCAAAACGACTACTTTAAGAGTAGATTCTTGGGATTTTCAATCTACGTATCGAACACCACCTACAAAAAGGACTGGAAACTGTGTTTCAAGGACAACAACTATACCATAGCCACAATACCCAACCCTATCAGTGTAACATGCCTTATGCACGGGAGATATGTCATTTACTACAACAACAGAACTCATTGGCCCTTCCCTGCTGGATATTCCTTTTTCGCCTTTAACGAACTGTGTGAGGTTGAAGTTTATG gTTGTCTGACTTTAGGATATTACGGAGAGAACTGCTCCACTCCTTGTCCAGAAAACTGTAAGGGTGGCGACTGTGACATTGTGGATGGAACTTGTATTAGCTGTGTTCCGGGATATAAAGGATCTATGTGTGACATAG TCTGTGACGCTTGCTacgaaaaagaaaaatgtgaCTACAAAAATGGTACATGTCCAAATGGATGTGAAGACGGGTATAAAGGGAGCCAATGCAAAACTG TTTGCAACAACAACACGTATGGTCCTAATTGCTCTATGACATGTGGACATTGTCTCTACCTGTACGGAGAAAAATGTAACCACGTGACCGGTCAGTGTCCTCGTGGATGTGCTTCCGGCTTTCAAGGAGACCTTTGTGTTGAAT caaGAGATGAATTTAAGAACAAGACAACGGTTGCATGGCCAACGTATAATG CACATAGTCCACCCGTTTCGCAAACTACAGTTCAGGTTCCTGTTTATTCCATCGTCATCGTTGTCGTATTATTTTCAGGCAGTGCTATTCTCAACCTGATTTTCAT ATCCAGAAAGGCACTTTTAAGATGTCGCAATCGAGACGAAAAGGTGGACGAATCTGTCGAAAAGTCACATATATATGTCGACAGTATTGATGTTCTAGAAAACGGATGTGCCGCTCACCAAGAACTGGAGcattttgacaaaaatgaaaacgaTGATATATATACTTATGTAGAATAG